In Deinococcus aestuarii, one genomic interval encodes:
- the rpsJ gene encoding 30S ribosomal protein S10 — protein MVAPKIRIKLRGFDHKALDQSASKIVDTVRRTGADVSGPVPLPTRIRRFTVLRSPFKYKDAREHFEIRTHNRLVDIMNPTKKTIDSLMTLDLPTGVDIEIKTVGGRA, from the coding sequence ATGGTCGCCCCGAAGATCCGTATCAAACTGCGTGGTTTCGACCACAAGGCGCTGGACCAGTCCGCGAGCAAGATCGTGGACACGGTCCGGCGTACCGGGGCGGACGTGAGCGGTCCCGTGCCGCTCCCCACCCGCATCCGCCGCTTCACGGTGCTGCGCTCGCCCTTCAAGTACAAAGACGCGCGCGAGCACTTCGAGATCCGCACCCACAACCGTCTGGTGGACATCATGAACCCCACCAAGAAGACGATTGACTCGCTGATGACCCTCGACCTCCCCACGGGCGTGGACATCGAGATCAAGACCGTCGGGGGCCGGGCATGA
- the rplC gene encoding 50S ribosomal protein L3, translating into MTKGILGTKIGMTQIWRGDRAVPVTVVLAGPCPVVQRKTRQTDGYEAVQIGFAPKQEKRVTRPLLGHFRKAGVSPVRFLREFRDFAPEGDTVNVDIFAAGEKIDATGTSKGKGFQGVMKRWNFQGGPASHGSKKWHRRPGSIGQRKTPGRVYKGKKMAGHMGMERVTVQNLEVVEVRPGENLILVKGAVPGANGGLVVLRQAVKGGR; encoded by the coding sequence ATGACCAAGGGCATCCTCGGCACCAAGATCGGCATGACCCAGATCTGGCGCGGCGACCGGGCCGTGCCTGTGACGGTCGTGCTCGCCGGTCCCTGCCCCGTCGTGCAGCGCAAGACGCGGCAGACGGACGGTTACGAGGCCGTGCAGATCGGCTTCGCGCCCAAGCAGGAAAAGCGTGTGACGAGGCCCCTGCTCGGGCACTTCCGCAAGGCGGGCGTGTCCCCGGTGCGCTTCCTGCGCGAGTTCCGCGACTTCGCCCCCGAGGGCGACACCGTGAACGTGGACATCTTCGCCGCGGGCGAGAAGATCGACGCGACCGGCACCAGCAAGGGCAAGGGCTTCCAGGGCGTCATGAAGCGCTGGAACTTTCAGGGCGGTCCCGCGAGCCACGGCTCGAAGAAGTGGCACCGCCGCCCCGGGTCCATCGGCCAGCGCAAGACGCCGGGCCGCGTGTACAAGGGCAAGAAGATGGCCGGGCACATGGGCATGGAGCGCGTCACCGTGCAAAACCTCGAGGTCGTCGAGGTCCGCCCGGGCGAGAACCTGATCCTCGTGAAGGGGGCCGTCCCCGGCGCGAACGGCGGGCTCGTCGTCCTGCGCCAGGCCGTCAAGGGAGGCAGGTAA
- the rplD gene encoding 50S ribosomal protein L4, with the protein MAQINVIGQNGGRSIELDLPEVNPHVLHEVVTWQLAGRRRGTASTKTRAEVSRTGKKMYSQKGTGNARHGDRSVPTFVGGGVAFGPKPRSYSYTLPRKVRQLGLAMALADRQQSGKLLAVDGFGLDGKTKGFVTWARENGMDGGERVLIVTDDAQTRLAARNVAWATVLPVAGLNVYDILRHERLVIDAVALEPAQDDGQADPASAQQEGAAQ; encoded by the coding sequence ATGGCGCAGATCAACGTCATCGGTCAGAACGGCGGTCGCTCCATCGAGCTCGACCTGCCGGAAGTGAACCCACACGTGCTGCACGAGGTCGTGACCTGGCAGCTCGCGGGTCGCCGCCGCGGCACGGCCAGCACCAAGACGCGGGCCGAGGTCAGCCGCACCGGCAAGAAGATGTACAGCCAGAAGGGCACCGGTAACGCCCGCCACGGCGACCGATCCGTTCCCACCTTCGTGGGCGGCGGCGTCGCGTTCGGGCCCAAGCCCCGCTCCTACAGCTACACCCTGCCCCGCAAGGTCCGGCAGCTCGGCCTGGCGATGGCCCTCGCCGACCGCCAGCAGAGTGGCAAGCTCCTCGCGGTGGACGGCTTCGGCCTCGACGGCAAGACCAAGGGCTTTGTCACCTGGGCCAGGGAGAACGGGATGGACGGCGGCGAGCGTGTGCTGATCGTCACCGACGACGCGCAGACCCGTCTGGCGGCGCGCAACGTCGCGTGGGCGACCGTGCTCCCGGTCGCGGGCCTGAACGTGTACGACATCCTGCGCCACGAGCGCCTGGTGATCGACGCGGTGGCGCTGGAACCCGCCCAGGACGACGGGCAGGCCGACCCGGCCAGTGCCCAGCAGGAAGGGGCCGCGCAATGA
- a CDS encoding 50S ribosomal protein L23, whose product MSFYDIIKQPVISEKAYAGMERGAYSFWVDPKATKTEIKTAVQQAFGVTVIGISTMNVAGKRKRVGKFVGHRADRKKAVVRLAEGQKIEALEALA is encoded by the coding sequence ATGAGTTTCTACGACATCATCAAGCAGCCCGTCATCAGCGAGAAGGCGTACGCGGGTATGGAGCGCGGGGCGTACTCGTTCTGGGTCGACCCCAAGGCGACGAAAACCGAGATCAAGACCGCCGTGCAGCAGGCGTTCGGCGTGACCGTGATCGGCATCAGCACCATGAACGTCGCGGGCAAGCGCAAGCGCGTGGGCAAGTTCGTCGGCCACCGCGCGGACCGCAAGAAGGCCGTCGTGCGCCTCGCCGAAGGCCAGAAGATCGAGGCCCTTGAGGCCCTGGCCTAA
- the rplB gene encoding 50S ribosomal protein L2, translating into MAVKKYRPYTPSRRQMTTADFSGLTKKRPEKALTEALPKTGGRNHHGRVTSRFIGGGHKRLYRIIDFKRRDKAGVTAKVAAIEYDPNRSARIALLHYVDGEKRYILAPEGLTVGATVNAGPEAEPKLGNALPLRFVPVGAVVHSVEMLPGKGAQIARSAGTSIQVQGKERDYVILRLPSGELRRIHSECYATIGTVGNAEHKNIVIGKAGRSRWLGRKPHVRGSAMNPVDHPHGGGEGRTGAGRQPVSPTGQLAKGLKTRKKRKISDRFIISRRAGK; encoded by the coding sequence ATGGCCGTCAAGAAATACCGCCCGTATACCCCGTCGCGTCGCCAGATGACGACGGCGGACTTCTCGGGCCTGACCAAGAAGCGCCCCGAAAAGGCCCTCACCGAGGCCCTTCCCAAGACCGGCGGACGCAACCACCACGGCCGCGTGACCAGCCGCTTCATCGGCGGCGGGCACAAGCGCCTCTACCGCATCATCGACTTCAAGCGCCGCGACAAGGCGGGCGTGACCGCCAAAGTCGCCGCCATCGAGTACGACCCCAACCGCAGCGCCCGCATCGCCCTGCTGCACTATGTGGACGGCGAGAAGCGGTACATCCTGGCGCCCGAGGGCCTGACCGTCGGCGCGACCGTGAACGCGGGCCCCGAGGCGGAGCCCAAGCTCGGCAACGCCCTGCCGCTGCGCTTCGTGCCGGTCGGCGCGGTGGTGCACTCGGTCGAGATGCTGCCCGGCAAGGGCGCGCAGATCGCCCGCTCCGCCGGGACCTCGATCCAGGTGCAGGGCAAGGAGCGCGACTACGTGATCCTGCGCCTGCCCAGCGGCGAGTTGCGGCGCATTCACAGCGAGTGCTACGCGACCATCGGGACCGTGGGCAACGCCGAGCACAAGAACATCGTGATCGGCAAGGCGGGACGCAGCCGCTGGCTGGGCCGCAAACCCCACGTGCGCGGCAGCGCGATGAACCCGGTCGACCACCCGCACGGCGGTGGTGAGGGCCGCACCGGCGCGGGCCGCCAGCCGGTCAGCCCGACGGGACAGCTCGCCAAGGGCCTGAAGACCCGCAAGAAGCGCAAGATCAGCGACCGCTTCATCATCTCCCGGCGCGCCGGGAAGTAA
- the rpsS gene encoding 30S ribosomal protein S19: MPRSLKKGPFVDDHLLKKVDAQNERRDKRVIKTWSRRSTVVPEMIGHTIAVHNGKQHIPVFVNEQMIGHKLGEFSPTRTYRGHGSEKSAKGSKKK, translated from the coding sequence ATGCCCCGCAGCCTGAAGAAAGGGCCGTTCGTGGATGACCACCTCCTGAAGAAGGTGGACGCCCAGAACGAGCGCCGCGACAAGCGCGTCATCAAGACGTGGAGCCGCCGCAGCACGGTCGTGCCCGAGATGATCGGCCACACCATCGCGGTCCACAACGGCAAGCAGCACATCCCGGTCTTCGTGAACGAGCAGATGATCGGCCACAAGCTCGGTGAATTCTCGCCGACCCGCACCTACCGTGGTCACGGCAGCGAGAAGAGCGCCAAGGGGAGCAAGAAGAAATGA
- the rplV gene encoding 50S ribosomal protein L22 yields MTAPVSEQTFRNKKERKQQVKLRKPGYAVARYVRMSPRKVRLVVDVIRGKSVAEAEDLLRFIPRAASEPVAKVLKSAKSNAVNNDEMLEDRLVIKAAYVDAGPTLKRLIPRARGSANIIKKRTSHITIIVGEREVRSRGNS; encoded by the coding sequence ATGACCGCCCCCGTGAGTGAGCAGACCTTCCGCAACAAGAAGGAGCGCAAGCAGCAGGTCAAGCTGCGCAAGCCCGGCTACGCCGTGGCGCGGTACGTGCGCATGAGCCCGCGCAAGGTGCGCCTCGTCGTGGACGTGATTCGCGGCAAGAGCGTGGCCGAGGCCGAGGACCTGCTGCGCTTCATCCCGCGCGCGGCCTCCGAGCCCGTCGCCAAGGTCCTCAAGAGCGCCAAGAGCAACGCCGTGAACAACGACGAGATGCTCGAGGACCGCCTCGTGATCAAGGCGGCGTACGTGGACGCCGGGCCGACCCTCAAGCGCCTGATTCCCCGCGCGCGCGGCAGCGCCAACATCATCAAGAAGCGCACGAGCCACATCACGATCATCGTGGGCGAGCGCGAAGTCCGCAGCAGGGGGAACAGCTAA
- the rpsC gene encoding 30S ribosomal protein S3 — translation MGNKINPNGFRLGITRGWNSRWYAGKKGYAKLVKEDERIRTLVNKKLAAAGIARIEIERAGQQVNVIISAAKPGIVIGKGGESIKQLRGDIERVVSAGTVAVNVAEIPNPNISAPLVALRIAEQIERRFAFRRAMKQAAQRVMESGARGVRVILSGRLGGAEQARTEKVLEGRVPLHTLRADIDYGTARAETTYGSLGIKVMVFNGEVIGGKTETLARPPRRDDRRPEGGDRPNRRRPTARRRPGGE, via the coding sequence ATGGGCAACAAGATCAACCCGAACGGCTTCCGCCTGGGCATCACCCGGGGCTGGAACAGCCGCTGGTACGCCGGCAAGAAGGGCTACGCGAAGCTCGTCAAGGAAGACGAGCGGATTCGCACGCTGGTGAACAAGAAGCTCGCCGCCGCCGGCATCGCCCGCATCGAGATCGAGCGCGCGGGCCAGCAGGTCAACGTGATCATCAGCGCGGCCAAGCCCGGCATCGTGATCGGCAAGGGCGGCGAGAGCATCAAGCAGCTTCGCGGTGACATCGAGCGGGTCGTCAGCGCGGGCACGGTGGCCGTCAACGTCGCCGAAATCCCCAATCCCAACATCAGCGCGCCGCTGGTGGCCCTGCGGATCGCCGAGCAGATCGAGCGCCGCTTCGCCTTCCGCCGCGCGATGAAGCAGGCGGCCCAGCGGGTGATGGAGTCCGGCGCCCGTGGCGTCCGTGTGATCCTCTCCGGTCGCCTCGGCGGCGCCGAGCAGGCCCGCACCGAGAAGGTGCTCGAAGGCCGCGTGCCGCTGCACACCCTGCGCGCCGACATCGATTACGGCACCGCCCGCGCGGAGACGACCTACGGCTCGCTCGGCATCAAGGTGATGGTGTTCAACGGCGAGGTGATCGGCGGCAAGACGGAGACGCTGGCCCGCCCTCCCCGCCGCGACGACCGCCGCCCCGAAGGTGGCGACCGTCCGAACCGCCGCCGCCCCACCGCGCGGCGCCGCCCCGGAGGTGAGTGA
- the rplP gene encoding 50S ribosomal protein L16 yields MLLPKRTKFRKQHRGRMTGDAKGGDYVAFGDYGLVALEPAWIRSNQIEACRIVMSRHFRRGGKIYIRIFPDKPVTKKPAETRMGKGKGAVEFWVSVVKPGRVMFEVSGVTEEQAKEAFRLAGHKLPIQTKMVKREVYDEAQ; encoded by the coding sequence ATGCTTCTCCCGAAGCGCACCAAGTTTCGTAAACAGCACCGCGGCCGGATGACCGGCGACGCCAAGGGCGGCGATTACGTGGCCTTCGGCGACTACGGCCTCGTCGCGCTGGAGCCCGCCTGGATCCGCAGCAACCAGATCGAGGCGTGCCGCATCGTGATGAGTCGCCACTTCCGGCGCGGCGGTAAGATCTACATCCGCATCTTCCCCGACAAGCCCGTGACCAAGAAGCCCGCCGAGACCCGAATGGGCAAGGGCAAGGGTGCGGTCGAGTTCTGGGTGAGCGTCGTGAAGCCGGGCCGCGTGATGTTCGAGGTTTCCGGCGTGACCGAGGAGCAGGCCAAGGAGGCGTTCCGCCTCGCCGGGCACAAGCTCCCGATCCAGACCAAGATGGTCAAGCGCGAGGTCTACGATGAAGCCCAGTGA